Proteins encoded within one genomic window of Mycolicibacterium aubagnense:
- a CDS encoding RNA degradosome polyphosphate kinase, whose product MSEADTRSMQPELTSVNGPPARAAVDSEPEPLPAATADPTDGALPDDRYLNRELSWLDFNARVLALAADRSLPLLEQAKFLAIFASNLDEFYMVRVAGLKRRDETGLSVRSADGLSPREQLRRIGERTQQISSRQAAVFGESVRPALAEQGITIVNWSELDESEQSKLSTYFHDQVFPVLTPLAVDPAHPFPFVSGLSINLAITVRNPEDGTQHFARIKVPDNVDRFVELHEPGATADGVKPRVRFLPMEELISAFLPVLFPGLEIVEHHAFRITRNADFEVEEDRDEDLLQALERELARRRFGSPVRLEVATDMTENMLDLLLRELDVHPGDVIEVPGLLDLSSLWQVYGVDRPDLKDRPFVPSTPPAFGERETPKSIFATLRDGDVLVHHPYDSFSTTVQRFIEQAAADPNVLAIKQTLYRTSGDSPIVNALIDAAEAGKQVVALVEIKARFDEQANIKWARALEQAGVHVVYGLIGLKTHCKTALVVRREGSTIRRYCHIGTGNYNPKTARLYEDVGLLTAAPEIGADLTDLFNSLTGYSRKVSYRNLLVAPHSVRRGIIERIEREIEAKRAGGDGRIRMKMNALVDEQVIDALYRASQAGVRVEVVVRGICALRPGVAGFSENIVVRSILGRFLEHSRIIHFNAINEFWIGSADMMHRNLDRRVEVMAQVKDPRLTEELNGMFDSTMDPATRCWELGPDGHWTALPREGEKVRDHQVSIMERHRTP is encoded by the coding sequence GTGAGCGAAGCCGACACCCGATCGATGCAGCCCGAGCTGACCTCAGTCAACGGCCCGCCTGCGCGGGCGGCTGTCGACTCCGAGCCGGAGCCGCTGCCCGCGGCCACCGCGGATCCGACTGACGGCGCGCTACCCGATGACCGCTACCTCAACCGTGAGCTGAGCTGGCTGGACTTCAACGCCCGGGTGTTGGCGCTCGCTGCCGACCGGTCGCTGCCGCTGTTGGAGCAGGCCAAGTTTCTGGCGATCTTCGCGTCGAATCTCGATGAGTTCTACATGGTTCGGGTCGCCGGGCTGAAGCGCCGTGACGAGACCGGCCTTTCGGTGCGGTCGGCGGACGGGTTGTCCCCGCGCGAGCAGTTGCGTCGGATCGGTGAACGCACCCAGCAGATCTCGTCCCGGCAGGCCGCGGTGTTCGGTGAATCGGTCCGTCCGGCGCTGGCCGAGCAGGGCATCACCATCGTGAACTGGAGCGAGCTCGACGAGAGCGAGCAGTCCAAGCTGTCCACGTATTTCCACGATCAGGTGTTCCCGGTGCTGACACCGCTGGCCGTTGACCCGGCGCACCCGTTCCCGTTCGTCAGCGGCCTGAGCATCAACCTCGCCATCACGGTGCGCAATCCCGAGGACGGCACCCAGCACTTCGCCCGAATCAAGGTGCCGGACAACGTCGATCGGTTCGTGGAGTTGCACGAGCCCGGCGCGACGGCCGACGGCGTCAAACCGCGGGTGCGGTTCCTGCCCATGGAGGAACTCATCTCCGCGTTCCTGCCGGTGCTGTTCCCGGGGCTGGAGATCGTCGAGCATCACGCATTCCGGATCACCCGCAACGCCGACTTCGAAGTCGAAGAGGACCGCGACGAGGACCTGCTGCAGGCACTGGAACGCGAACTGGCGCGCCGCCGGTTCGGCTCCCCGGTGCGTCTCGAAGTCGCCACCGACATGACCGAGAACATGCTCGACCTGCTCCTTCGCGAGCTGGACGTGCACCCGGGCGACGTCATCGAAGTTCCCGGGCTGCTGGACCTTTCGTCGTTGTGGCAGGTCTACGGCGTCGACCGGCCAGATCTGAAGGACCGGCCGTTCGTGCCGAGCACTCCCCCGGCGTTCGGCGAGCGGGAAACCCCGAAGAGCATCTTCGCGACGCTGCGAGACGGCGACGTCCTGGTGCACCACCCGTACGACTCGTTCTCCACCACGGTGCAACGCTTCATCGAGCAGGCCGCCGCCGATCCGAATGTGCTGGCCATCAAGCAGACGCTGTACCGGACCTCCGGTGATTCCCCGATCGTCAACGCGCTGATCGACGCCGCCGAGGCCGGCAAGCAGGTGGTGGCGCTGGTCGAGATCAAGGCCCGGTTCGACGAGCAGGCCAACATCAAGTGGGCCCGTGCGCTGGAGCAGGCGGGCGTGCATGTGGTGTACGGGCTCATCGGGCTCAAGACGCACTGCAAGACGGCGCTGGTGGTGCGACGTGAGGGCTCGACCATCCGACGTTACTGCCACATCGGCACCGGCAACTACAACCCGAAAACCGCGCGCCTGTACGAAGATGTGGGCCTACTCACCGCCGCACCCGAGATCGGCGCCGACCTCACCGACCTGTTCAACTCGCTGACCGGGTACTCGCGCAAGGTGTCCTACCGCAACCTGCTGGTCGCCCCGCACAGCGTGAGGCGCGGCATCATCGAGCGCATCGAGCGCGAAATCGAAGCCAAACGGGCCGGCGGCGACGGCCGCATCCGGATGAAGATGAACGCTCTGGTCGACGAACAGGTCATCGACGCGCTGTACCGGGCGTCGCAGGCCGGCGTCCGCGTCGAGGTGGTCGTGCGCGGCATCTGCGCGCTGCGTCCGGGTGTCGCGGGGTTCTCCGAGAACATCGTGGTGCGCTCGATTCTCGGCCGCTTCCTTGAGCATTCACGGATTATTCACTTCAACGCCATCAATGAATTCTGGATCGGCAGCGCCGACATGATGCATCGTAATCTCGACCGTCGCGTCGAGGTGATGGCACAGGTGAAGGATCCGAGGCTCACCGAGGAACTGAACGGGATGTTCGATTCGACGATGGATCCGGCCACCCGCTGCTGGGAGCTGGGTCCCGACGGGCACTGGACGGCGTT